tcacgttaTTGTAGAACACCAGTCACATTTCTGTAgtgtaaaaaatacatatacatattttttataTGTGCCAGAGAACAGATATtaaactttaataattcatGTGAACAGATGCTTCTCAAAAACAGGCTGGAAAcgcataaaataataaaaactgagtATAGACAATccgatttttttcttttttttacttgaacttcacagtttaaaatgttaccccacccccacccccctccacCTCGCCCCTTCACTGAGTGACATGTTCTcctgaaatgtaaaataacattaGTCACTGTCACTGAAGCCAACTGAGCCTCAAATTAGCGGCCTATAAATGGGAACTGTGAGGAGAAAAGCCTGAAGGTGTTATTTATAAGGAGGCGATTAGCCAGTGGGATCATCAAAGAACCATTAGTTTTTCCAGAATGCGCATTTCTGTTTGTTGCCAGTGTTAAACACAAAAGCAATTTCACACCCAAAATAACTGAAGTTTTGATCAATATCAGCTTTTTTCCTATTTATAAAActtttaaacacacaaaaagcttCCAGAAAAGACTGACGCTAACCACATCCAAGTATCAAAAGGTCTCACTAACCTCCACGACTCACTGTCATCTTGTTTATTATCTAAATCTAAAACATCAGTCTTGCTTTAGGGATAAATTCTGTTTACTTTAGATAAATTAAATATGCCCGGTTCTGCAAAATATAGCACTAATATGTAAtcattagtattttttttatttcttttaattatttttatgttatattttaaataaaatataaatagattAAAACACTGAGTAAAGTTCTGGTATGAATCTgtaaaatctgtgtgtgtgaacttttAGATCATTTCTTTCCATGCAAACAGCTTTTATAGAGTTAACCTGGATAAATGATGTGTGAATCAGCAGGTGTGATTGAATCAacatgcatgtgtgcgtgtgtgcagacAGGTGCACGTGAGTTCCATGACATTTATAAGTGTTcatcccccctcctcccccaggTCATGGGGGTCTTAACCAACTAGGTGGAATGTTTGTTAATGGACGCCCGCTTCCGGAGGTGATCCGGCAACGCATTGTGGACATGGCCCATCAGGGGGTTCGGCCTTGTGACATCTCCCGGCAGCTTCGAGTCAGCCACGGCTGCGTCAGCAAGATCCTGGGACGGTGAGTCCTCAACTTCCTGTTAATTGTTCCTGTTAATGAGAGTCTCGAGAGCTGAGAGGTTGCTTAATCATCAGGAGCACTTTTATGTCCCGTCTAAACTTTCCACTTACAAAATCATCTTTCCCTTCCAGCTACTATGAAACAGGCAGCATCAAGCCCGGTGTGATTGGCGGCTCCAAGCCCAAAGTGGCCACTCCTAAGGTTGTGGAGAAGATCGCTGAGTACAAGAGGCAGAATCCCACCATGTTTGCCTGGGAAATCAGAGACCGGCTGCTGGCGGAGGGAGTGTGTGACAGTGATACAGTGCCCAGCGTGAGCTCCATTAACAGGTGCCAAACTGAATTATGAATGAAATCGTGTAAGCCGGGGTTCAGGTGGTTAAGCAGCATTTAGCTGTGACTGGCTGAGTTCGGCTGAGCTGAATGGCTGAGACTGAGTGTgctgcctttgtgtgtgtgtgtgtgtgtgtgtgtgtgtggtataaTTAGTGGGAATGCTTTAATCCATtaaaaattgttgtttttgttccagAATAATCCGAACGAAGGTCCAGCAGCCGTTTAACCTTCCTCTGGATGGAAAAGGCCTGAGTCCAGGGCAAACTTTGAGTAAGTCTGCACCACTTATGAACACATGCACGACAACAAGGGATGCAGGAAAGGATTAGGATTAAATACATTGCTCTGCGAGATTAAACTCGGGCCTCTCGTCACATCAGCAGCAAAGAGCTGCGCAGTATCGTTGTCTCAGATCTGTCTTTgttgttctctctttctctcgctctcagTCCCCAGTTCTGCGGTCACCCCTCCAGAATCCCCGCAGTCGGACTCTCTGGGTTCAACTTACTCCATCAGTGGCTTGCTGGGTATTCCTCAACCCAACGGCGAAGGCAAAAGGAGCCACGATGACAGTAAGAAATCAATCTAGCAAACAAAACACCGCAATCTGAAGCTTATTCATAAGAAAGACTGGGTTACTGCCCACTATCCTTAACAATACTGAGAAAACAAAGGCAAATATGGCTGGAAAAACTTGTTTCTAGGTCTTCTGCAGGCATGCACTCTAAAACttttaaagatgaaaacaaGTATGGCTCTCCCAGCTGCTTTATTTAATCATTAATCTGACCTTGTTTCCTGTAAG
The Maylandia zebra isolate NMK-2024a linkage group LG7, Mzebra_GT3a, whole genome shotgun sequence DNA segment above includes these coding regions:
- the pax8 gene encoding paired box protein Pax-8 isoform X5; the protein is MSSNTGRGHGGLNQLGGMFVNGRPLPEVIRQRIVDMAHQGVRPCDISRQLRVSHGCVSKILGRYYETGSIKPGVIGGSKPKVATPKVVEKIAEYKRQNPTMFAWEIRDRLLAEGVCDSDTVPSVSSINRIIRTKVQQPFNLPLDGKGLSPGQTLIPSSAVTPPESPQSDSLGSTYSISGLLGIPQPNGEGKRSHDDSDQESCRHSVDSQGSGGIPRKQMRVEHFPPASQHLDCGFDRHHYPPDSFGSAANSKTEQTLYPLSLINGSLDEAKTSLSSSSSAIGRNLSAHQSYTMVTGNVPRSDQHNPLPKHGSL